A part of Jiangella alba genomic DNA contains:
- a CDS encoding FAD-dependent oxidoreductase — translation MIPTTTDVLVVGAGPTGLTLATVLAEHGQHVLIVDGRAAADTTSRAAVVHAHTLEALEPYGVSDRLTALGIHAPRFTIRDRDRILVPVPFDRLPTAYPYTLMISQAVTERVLLDRLTELGGQVLRPHRLTALEQAGDGVVATFADGAQVRAGYVVGADGMHSIVREQAGISFDGDAYDESFVLADVRLTGGAPDDEVILYFSPAGMVVVAPLPGGIHRIVATVADAPEHPDAAFVQQLLDTRGPRAERAEVRDVVWSSRFRLHHRVASAYRRGRILLAGDAAHVHSPAGGQGMNAGITDAVALGVRLHEVLDGASDEVLDGYESDRRPIATEIVALADRLTRLATAGPAARPVRNVALRLLGTVPAVRDRLARRLSGLAYR, via the coding sequence ATGATTCCCACCACCACCGACGTCCTCGTCGTCGGCGCCGGCCCCACCGGGCTCACCCTCGCGACGGTCCTCGCCGAGCACGGGCAGCACGTCCTCATCGTGGACGGCCGAGCGGCCGCCGACACCACGTCGCGCGCGGCGGTCGTCCACGCGCACACGCTGGAGGCACTCGAGCCGTACGGCGTGAGCGACCGGCTGACCGCGCTGGGCATCCACGCACCGCGCTTCACCATCCGCGACCGCGACCGCATCTTGGTGCCGGTGCCGTTCGACCGGCTGCCGACGGCCTATCCGTACACCCTCATGATCTCGCAGGCGGTCACCGAGCGGGTGCTGCTCGACCGGCTCACCGAGCTCGGCGGCCAGGTGCTGCGGCCGCACCGGCTGACGGCCCTCGAGCAGGCCGGCGACGGGGTCGTGGCCACGTTCGCCGACGGAGCGCAGGTCCGGGCCGGTTACGTCGTCGGCGCCGACGGCATGCACAGCATCGTCCGCGAGCAGGCGGGCATCTCGTTCGACGGCGACGCCTACGACGAGTCGTTCGTGCTCGCCGACGTCCGGCTGACCGGCGGCGCACCGGACGACGAGGTCATCCTGTACTTCTCCCCCGCCGGAATGGTGGTCGTCGCTCCCCTGCCCGGCGGCATCCACCGCATCGTCGCCACCGTGGCCGACGCACCGGAGCATCCCGACGCGGCCTTCGTCCAGCAGCTCCTCGACACCAGGGGCCCGCGCGCCGAACGTGCCGAGGTCCGCGACGTCGTCTGGAGCTCGCGGTTCCGGCTGCACCACCGCGTGGCCAGCGCCTACCGCCGCGGCCGGATCCTCCTGGCCGGCGACGCGGCACACGTGCACAGCCCGGCCGGCGGCCAGGGCATGAACGCCGGCATCACCGACGCGGTCGCGCTCGGCGTCCGCCTGCACGAGGTGCTCGACGGCGCCTCCGACGAGGTGCTGGATGGCTACGAGTCGGACCGCAGGCCGATCGCCACCGAGATCGTCGCCCTCGCCGACCGGCTCACTCGGCTGGCCACCGCCGGGCCGGCGGCGCGGCCGGTGCGCAACGTGGCGCTGCGCCTGCTCGGCACCGTGCCCGCCGTCCGCGACCGGCTGGCGCGCCGGCTGTCCGGCCTGGCCTACCGCTGA
- a CDS encoding TetR family transcriptional regulator, with the protein MRRSSEETKAIILAAARERFAADGYERATIRAIAADARIDPSMVMRYYGSKEKLFAAAAHFDLDLPDLAATPRAEMGRRLVAHFLDRWEGDEGLMVLLRSGVTNPDAAERMRSIFTAQLLPMVRRFTTDDDDAGRRAGLAASQVLGLALCRYLLAFPPVAAMSRDELVDRVGPTLQRYLTDEP; encoded by the coding sequence GTGAGACGCAGCTCGGAGGAGACGAAGGCGATCATCCTGGCCGCGGCCCGCGAGCGGTTCGCGGCCGACGGCTACGAGCGGGCCACCATCCGGGCCATCGCCGCCGACGCCCGCATCGACCCGTCGATGGTCATGCGCTACTACGGCTCCAAGGAGAAGCTGTTCGCCGCGGCCGCGCACTTCGATCTCGACCTGCCCGACCTCGCGGCGACGCCCCGCGCCGAGATGGGCCGGCGGCTGGTCGCGCACTTCCTCGACCGGTGGGAGGGCGACGAAGGCCTCATGGTCCTGCTGCGCTCGGGCGTCACCAACCCCGACGCGGCCGAGCGCATGCGCTCGATCTTCACCGCGCAGCTGCTGCCCATGGTGCGCCGCTTCACCACCGACGATGACGACGCCGGGCGCCGGGCCGGGCTCGCCGCCAGCCAGGTGCTGGGGCTCGCGCTGTGCCGCTACCTGCTGGCGTTCCCCCCGGTCGCCGCGATGAGCCGCGACGAGCTGGTCGACCGCGTCGGGCCCACGCTGCAGCGCTACCTCACCGACGAGCCTTAG
- a CDS encoding trypsin-like serine peptidase: MRRPVIRSLLAGAALVVSGIAATPALAGTDVTTATADGIRASEVVHQELATTRAQQRAAEAYWTPERMRAAIPADVIVTGDASTASPKKRDFAPAAVPENPRSQLGKVFFTIGGTDYVCSGTATTSSNGDVVTTAGHCLHEGGGGAFASQFTFVPAYDNGSAPYGQWSASDLFTSSGWANSGDFNVDVGFAVMNENSSGQSLTSVVGSHPIAFNLARGLSYTSYGYPAAAPFNGQRLYSCSGTARNDPSGLQTQGITCDMTGGSSGGGWLTSNRLNSVNSYKYNNDPNTMYGPFFGSTAQSVYNAAAAA; this comes from the coding sequence ATGAGGAGACCCGTCATTCGATCTCTCCTGGCCGGAGCCGCACTCGTGGTGTCCGGCATCGCTGCCACTCCGGCGCTGGCCGGAACGGATGTCACGACGGCCACCGCCGACGGCATCCGGGCGTCCGAGGTCGTGCACCAGGAACTGGCGACGACACGGGCACAGCAGCGGGCGGCGGAGGCCTATTGGACGCCCGAGCGCATGCGGGCGGCCATCCCGGCCGACGTCATCGTCACCGGCGACGCGAGCACCGCGTCGCCGAAGAAGCGCGACTTCGCGCCGGCCGCCGTGCCGGAGAACCCGCGCTCGCAACTCGGCAAGGTCTTCTTCACCATCGGCGGCACCGACTACGTCTGCTCCGGCACCGCCACCACCAGCTCCAACGGCGACGTCGTGACGACGGCCGGGCACTGCCTGCACGAGGGCGGCGGTGGCGCGTTCGCGTCCCAGTTCACCTTCGTGCCCGCGTACGACAACGGCTCGGCGCCGTACGGCCAGTGGTCGGCGTCGGACCTGTTCACGTCCAGCGGCTGGGCCAACAGCGGCGACTTCAACGTCGACGTCGGCTTCGCGGTCATGAACGAGAACTCGTCCGGCCAGAGCCTCACCAGCGTGGTCGGCTCGCACCCGATCGCCTTCAACCTGGCCCGCGGCCTGAGCTACACGTCCTACGGCTACCCGGCGGCCGCCCCCTTCAACGGGCAGCGGCTCTACTCGTGCAGCGGCACCGCCCGCAACGACCCGTCCGGCCTGCAGACACAGGGCATCACCTGTGACATGACGGGCGGCTCGTCCGGCGGCGGGTGGCTCACGAGCAACCGGCTGAACTCGGTCAACAGCTACAAGTACAACAACGACCCGAACACGATGTACGGGCCGTTCTTCGGCAGCACGGCGCAGTCCGTCTACAACGCGGCCGCCGCGGCCTGA
- a CDS encoding DUF5134 domain-containing protein gives MSPIEMARVVAVVVFLAVAVYSAARFAWSVTRRGPRTGLLAADVPDLSHALMGVAMALMVSPAGAAVPPVLGIAAFTVLAAWFGARLRHDGLLSRAALPAVAGGPGGTCGCGTPPNPYIDELGRTGAAFGDARRPDPAGRPAPVSRLTDLGHRDHRDGHDGGHSGYHLHHLVGCAAMVVMYLTGHGALAAHAVAAAAATEAGTGATPAAVALDLHGAHAGLPALAALCWAFGLYFLVAATSLGFRVGERTPPEPPPARPPRPTTARVLTSQAGACATEVALSAGMAVLFFSAL, from the coding sequence ATGTCCCCCATCGAAATGGCCCGCGTCGTGGCGGTCGTCGTGTTCCTGGCCGTGGCCGTGTATTCCGCCGCTCGATTCGCTTGGTCGGTGACACGACGGGGTCCGCGCACCGGCCTCCTCGCGGCGGACGTGCCCGACCTCTCGCACGCGCTCATGGGCGTCGCGATGGCGCTGATGGTCAGTCCGGCCGGCGCGGCGGTGCCGCCGGTCCTCGGCATCGCCGCGTTCACCGTGCTCGCCGCCTGGTTCGGCGCCCGGTTGCGTCACGACGGACTGCTGAGCCGGGCCGCCCTGCCCGCGGTCGCCGGCGGACCCGGCGGCACGTGCGGCTGCGGCACGCCCCCGAACCCCTACATCGACGAGCTCGGCCGGACGGGGGCCGCGTTCGGCGATGCGCGGCGCCCCGATCCGGCCGGCCGCCCGGCCCCGGTCAGCCGTCTCACCGATCTCGGCCACCGAGACCACCGCGACGGCCACGACGGCGGCCACAGCGGGTACCACCTGCACCATCTCGTCGGCTGTGCGGCGATGGTGGTCATGTACCTGACCGGCCACGGCGCGCTCGCCGCCCACGCCGTCGCCGCTGCCGCCGCCACGGAGGCCGGCACCGGCGCCACCCCGGCCGCCGTCGCGCTGGACCTGCACGGGGCACATGCCGGCCTGCCTGCCCTGGCCGCGCTGTGCTGGGCGTTCGGCCTGTACTTCCTGGTCGCCGCCACGTCGCTGGGGTTCCGGGTCGGCGAGCGCACGCCACCCGAACCGCCACCCGCGCGGCCGCCCCGCCCTACGACCGCGCGAGTGCTGACGTCGCAGGCCGGAGCGTGCGCGACCGAGGTGGCCCTGAGCGCCGGCATGGCGGTGCTCTTCTTCAGCGCCCTGTGA
- a CDS encoding VOC family protein translates to MFEKTKAFSGFSVDDIPAAKRFYAETLGLEVSEANGMLTLHIAGGNGVLVYPKGDAHTPASFTILNFPVDDIDAAVAELTRLGVEFLRYPDMQPDATGVHRNAGPPIAWFTDPAGNVLSVLQE, encoded by the coding sequence ATGTTCGAGAAGACCAAGGCCTTCAGCGGCTTCTCGGTCGACGACATCCCGGCGGCGAAGCGGTTCTACGCCGAGACGCTCGGCCTGGAGGTCAGCGAGGCCAACGGCATGCTCACGCTGCACATCGCCGGCGGCAACGGCGTGCTCGTCTACCCCAAGGGCGACGCACACACCCCGGCGTCGTTCACCATCCTCAACTTCCCGGTCGACGACATCGACGCCGCCGTCGCCGAGCTCACCCGCCTGGGCGTCGAGTTCCTGCGCTATCCCGACATGCAACCCGACGCGACGGGCGTCCACCGCAACGCCGGCCCGCCCATCGCGTGGTTCACCGACCCGGCCGGCAACGTGCTGTCGGTCCTGCAGGAGTAA
- a CDS encoding YciI family protein — protein MLLIYNSAAAFEAMTEDEKSAVFGQVDVIMKELQESGEWVAGEGLADAARAKTVRVRDGAAVVTDGPYLEAKEQFAGYLTVDVASEQRAVEIAARWPDACRWGMEVRQVVGGG, from the coding sequence ATGCTGCTCATCTACAACAGCGCCGCCGCGTTCGAGGCGATGACCGAGGACGAGAAGTCGGCCGTCTTCGGGCAGGTCGACGTCATCATGAAGGAGCTGCAGGAGTCCGGCGAGTGGGTCGCCGGCGAAGGGCTGGCCGACGCGGCCCGGGCGAAGACGGTGCGGGTGCGCGACGGCGCGGCGGTCGTCACCGACGGGCCGTACCTGGAGGCCAAGGAGCAGTTCGCCGGCTACCTCACCGTCGACGTGGCGTCGGAGCAGCGGGCGGTCGAGATCGCCGCCCGCTGGCCCGACGCGTGCCGCTGGGGCATGGAGGTCCGGCAGGTCGTCGGCGGAGGCTGA
- a CDS encoding aldo/keto reductase, with translation MTVTTRTLGRSGIEVSALGMGCWAIGGPFWAGDQPCGWGEVDDDESVATVRRAVELGVTLFDTSDAYGTGHSELILGRALAGRRDDVVIATKWGNTIDPATRQLTGTDPSPAYLRRALEGSLTRLGTDRVDLYQLHLNDLPIAVAADLLGTLEELVAEGKLRWYGWSTDHADRAAAWGAAGPHCTAVQHAFNVLHDAAEVLAACEAHGLASLNRSPLAMGLLTGKFTASSTLGPDDVRGIAPDWLRYFRDGRPVPLWLDRVAAVREVLRSGGRTLAQGSLAWIWARSGATIPIPGCRTVAQAEENAGALAHGPLAPAELAEVERLLADLRAEPVAAM, from the coding sequence ATGACTGTGACGACACGCACACTGGGCCGCAGCGGCATCGAGGTCAGCGCCCTCGGCATGGGCTGCTGGGCCATCGGCGGGCCGTTCTGGGCCGGCGACCAGCCGTGCGGCTGGGGCGAGGTCGACGACGACGAGTCCGTGGCGACCGTCCGGCGGGCGGTCGAGCTGGGGGTGACCCTGTTCGACACGTCGGACGCGTACGGCACCGGGCACAGCGAGCTGATCCTGGGCCGCGCGCTGGCCGGGCGGCGCGACGACGTCGTCATCGCGACCAAGTGGGGCAACACCATCGACCCCGCGACGCGGCAGCTCACCGGCACCGACCCGTCGCCGGCGTACCTGCGCCGCGCGCTCGAGGGCTCGCTGACGCGACTGGGCACCGACCGCGTCGACCTCTACCAGCTGCACCTCAACGACCTCCCGATCGCCGTCGCCGCCGACCTGCTGGGGACGCTGGAGGAGCTGGTCGCCGAGGGCAAGCTGCGCTGGTACGGCTGGAGCACCGACCACGCCGACCGCGCCGCCGCCTGGGGCGCGGCCGGCCCGCACTGCACCGCCGTCCAGCACGCCTTCAACGTCCTGCACGACGCCGCCGAGGTGCTGGCCGCCTGCGAGGCGCACGGCCTCGCCAGCCTGAACCGCAGCCCGCTCGCGATGGGCCTGCTCACCGGCAAGTTCACCGCGTCGTCGACACTCGGGCCGGACGACGTGCGCGGCATCGCGCCGGACTGGCTGCGGTACTTCCGCGACGGCCGGCCGGTGCCGCTGTGGCTGGACCGGGTCGCCGCCGTCCGCGAGGTGCTGCGCAGCGGCGGACGGACCCTGGCGCAGGGGTCGCTGGCGTGGATCTGGGCGCGCAGCGGCGCGACCATCCCGATCCCCGGCTGCCGGACCGTCGCGCAGGCCGAGGAGAACGCCGGCGCGCTGGCGCACGGGCCGCTCGCCCCGGCCGAGCTGGCCGAGGTCGAGCGGCTGCTGGCGGACCTGCGCGCGGAGCCCGTCGCCGCGATGTGA
- a CDS encoding helix-turn-helix transcriptional regulator: protein MFAPAGATVRAWRPDVPGLAEVFHARFTHHAYPAHTHTAWTLLIVDDGAIRFDLDRHHHGAAGSAVTLLPPHVPHDGRAATPAGFGKRVLYLDPGLLGDDLIGAAVDHPTFTDRQLRLRVHQLHRALERPGDVLEAESRLTLIGARIAAQLSPGATPGRQAPGLAGRLRELLDANVADGVTLRAAAAQLHAHPTHLVRSFTAAFGLPPHRYLTGRRVELARRLLLAGQRPAAVATAAGFYDQAHLTRQFRRYLGVSPGAYARG, encoded by the coding sequence GTGTTCGCCCCCGCCGGCGCGACGGTCCGCGCCTGGCGCCCCGACGTGCCCGGGCTGGCCGAGGTCTTCCACGCCCGGTTCACCCACCACGCCTACCCGGCGCACACCCACACCGCGTGGACGCTGCTCATCGTCGACGACGGCGCCATCCGGTTCGACCTCGACCGCCACCACCACGGCGCCGCCGGGTCCGCCGTCACGCTGCTGCCGCCGCACGTCCCGCACGACGGCCGGGCCGCGACGCCGGCCGGGTTCGGCAAGCGCGTGCTGTACCTCGACCCCGGCCTGCTCGGCGACGACCTCATCGGCGCCGCCGTCGACCACCCCACGTTCACCGACCGGCAGCTGCGGTTGCGCGTGCACCAGCTGCACCGGGCGCTGGAACGGCCCGGCGACGTGCTCGAGGCGGAGAGCCGCCTGACGCTGATCGGCGCCCGCATCGCGGCGCAGCTCTCGCCCGGCGCGACGCCGGGCCGCCAGGCGCCCGGGCTGGCCGGGCGGCTGCGCGAGCTGCTCGACGCGAACGTCGCCGACGGCGTCACGTTGCGGGCCGCGGCCGCGCAGCTGCACGCCCACCCGACCCACCTGGTCCGTTCGTTCACGGCCGCGTTCGGCCTGCCGCCGCACCGCTACCTCACCGGCCGCCGGGTCGAGCTGGCCCGCCGGCTGCTGCTGGCCGGGCAGCGCCCGGCCGCCGTCGCCACCGCCGCCGGGTTCTACGACCAGGCGCACCTGACCCGGCAGTTCCGCCGCTACCTCGGCGTCAGCCCGGGCGCGTACGCGAGGGGTTGA
- a CDS encoding DUF2000 domain-containing protein: protein MTDEIRFATKIAVLLAADLPVWQRLNVTAFLVSGLAGTIPELIGEPYEDADGTVYLPMFRQPVLVFAGDAAVLTAAHGRALDRGLRPSVFTRELFTTGNDRDNRAAVRAVKRADLDLAGLAVHGPKNAVDKIVKGARLHP from the coding sequence GTGACCGACGAGATCCGCTTCGCCACCAAGATCGCCGTCCTGCTCGCCGCCGACCTCCCCGTCTGGCAACGCCTCAACGTGACGGCGTTCCTCGTCAGCGGCCTGGCCGGGACCATCCCGGAGCTGATCGGCGAGCCGTACGAGGACGCCGACGGCACCGTCTACCTGCCGATGTTCCGTCAGCCGGTGCTGGTGTTCGCCGGCGACGCCGCCGTGCTGACGGCCGCGCACGGGCGGGCGCTGGACCGCGGGCTGCGGCCGTCGGTCTTCACCCGCGAGCTGTTCACCACGGGCAACGACCGCGACAACCGGGCCGCCGTCCGCGCGGTGAAGCGGGCCGACCTCGACCTCGCCGGCCTCGCGGTGCACGGCCCGAAGAACGCCGTCGACAAGATCGTCAAGGGCGCGCGGCTGCACCCGTGA
- a CDS encoding putative quinol monooxygenase, whose product MTYAYQGTMRTRPGRRDEVVAILLSGTAGLRAAGCHLYAVGVCETDPDLVVVSELWASKQHHDASLELPETKAAIATAMPMLTGEFTGAEARVEGGLGVDVLTGAAARP is encoded by the coding sequence GTGACGTACGCATACCAGGGCACCATGCGCACCCGGCCCGGCCGCCGCGACGAGGTCGTCGCGATCCTGCTCAGTGGCACCGCCGGGCTGCGGGCGGCCGGCTGCCACCTCTACGCCGTCGGCGTCTGCGAGACCGACCCGGACCTCGTCGTCGTCAGCGAGCTGTGGGCGTCGAAGCAGCACCACGACGCCTCGCTCGAGCTGCCGGAGACGAAGGCCGCCATCGCCACCGCCATGCCGATGCTGACCGGCGAGTTCACCGGCGCCGAGGCACGGGTCGAGGGCGGCCTCGGTGTCGACGTGCTCACGGGTGCAGCCGCGCGCCCTTGA